The nucleotide sequence CGCACCATCGCCAGCGCCTACTCGGTACGCCCCCGCCCCCATGCGCCGGTCTCCGCGCCGCTGCGCTGGGACGAGGTCCCCGACGCCCGGCCGCGCGACTTCGACCTGGCCACCATGCCGGTGCGCTACCGCGAGCTGGGCGATGTGCACGCGGACATGGACGAGCACGCCTTCCGCCTGGAGTCCGCGCTGGAGCTGGCCACGCGGGACGAGCGGGAGCACGGGCTCGGCGACCTTCCCTATCCGCCGGATCATCCGAAGATGGCGGGCGAGCCGAAGCGGGTGCAGCCGAGCCGGGCCAAGAAGTGATGGCCGGATCCGCCCGTCTGCGAGAATCGCGCCATGTCCGTCTTCGCTCACCCCGGCCGCCATCGGGTGGCGGTGCTGGTGCGCCACGGGCTGCTGCCGTTCGAGCTGGGCATGGCGCACCGGCTGTTCGGCCGGGCCGTATCGGCCGCCGGTGAGCCGCTGTACGAGGTGGTGACCTGCGCGCTCGTCCCCGGTGAGGTGCGCACCGACTCCGACGTCACGATGCGTGTCGCCCATGGCCCGGACGCGCTGGCCGAGGCCGACACCGTGCTCGTCCCGGCCGCCAACGAACCGGACGAGCCACAGACCGAGGGCCGCCTGGGCGCCCCGCTCACCGGCGCCTTCGCCCGGATCCGCCCCGGCGCCCGGATCGCCTCGATCTGCACGGGGGCGTTCGTGCTGGCGGCCGCCGGGCTGCTGGACGGCCGCCGGGCGACGACCCACTGGCAGGAGGCCGACCGGTTCCGGGAGCTGTTCCCGGCCGTCGCGCTCGACCCGGACGTCCTCTACGCGGACGAGGGCGAGGTGCTGACCTCGGCCGGGGACGCCGCCGGTATCGATCTGATCCTGCATATGATCCGCCGCGACCACGGTGCGGCGGTGGCGGGCGAGGTCGCCCGCGGCTCGGTGGTGGCCCCGCATCGCGACGGCGGCCAGGCGCAGTTCATCCGGCGGCCGGTGCCGGAGCGGCGCGGCGGCTCCACCGGCGCGGCCCGCGCCTGGGCGCTGACCCGGCTCGACCGTCCGCCGACCCTGCGGGAGCTGGCCGAGCGGGAGTCGATGAGCGTACGGACCTTCTCCCGGCGGTTCCGCGAGGAGGTGGGGATGACCCCGGTGCAGTGGCTGACCCAGCGGCGCCTCGAACGTGCCCGGCAGCTACTGGAGGAGACCGATCTGCCGGTGGACCGGATCGCGGCGGACGCGGGCTTCGGCACCGCCGCCTCGCTGCGGCAGCGTCTGCACACCGCCCTCGGGGTGTCGCCGAGCGCCTACCGCGCCACCTTCCGGGGCGGCGCCGCCGCCCCCTAACGACGGGCCGTGAACTGGCCGGTGCCCAGAGTGTGGAACCACGTCTGGATCCGATGCTCGTTGTGGGTGGTGGCGAGCGAGAGAAGCAGCAGCAGCCGGGCCTTCTGCGGGGTCAGGTCCTGGGCGCCGATGACGCCGTGGACATCGGGGTCGTAGACCGCGCCGGAGCCGGTGCGCGAGGCGGAGACCATGACCACCCCATTCTTGACGGCGTCGTCCCTGGCCTCGGTCATGGCCGGGGAGAGGCCGCCCGCCCCGGTGCCCGCGGTGACGATCCCGGCCGCCCCGGCGTCGGCGAACGCCTTGATGGCCTGGGGTCCGGCGCCCTGGTAGCTGTAGGCGATGTCGACCTTGGGCAGTGGCCGCCGGGCGATCCGGTCGAGGTCGAACGGGGTCTTCCAGGCGGGCTTGCCGCACTGCTCGACGCGGGCCGGCGCGCGGTTGACGCGGATGTGGTTCTGGTCGATGACGCCGAGTTCTCCGCTGCTGCCGCTGCTGAACGCGTTCAGCCGCAGGGTGTCGGACTTGCGCACCTCGCGGGCGGCGTGAATCTGGTCGTTGAGCATCACCACGGTGCCGAAGCAGGTGGTGCGCCCGCTGGCGGCGAGGTGGATCGCGTTGTAGAGGTTGGCCGGGGCGTCGGAGCCGATCACCGTCCAGGGCCGCATGGCGCCGGTGAGCACCACGGGCTTGTCGCTGCGGACGGTCAGGTCCAGCCAGTACGCGAACTCCTCCATGGTGTCGGTGCCGGTGGTGACCACCACCCCGTCGTTGAACTTCAGGGCGTGGTCGACGGCGGCGGTGAGCCGGCGGTACTCGGGGATCGTGTAATTGTTGGAGTCCTTGTTGCCGAACTGCTGGGTGGTCACGTCGGCGATCCGGTTCACCTCGGGCCTGAGGTCGTTGACCAGCCGGGACACCCGGAGCTTGCCCGCCTCGTAGTCGTCGAAGGACACCTTGGACTTGCTGACGCCCGCGATGGTGCCTCCGGTGCCGATGACCGCGACCTTGGGGGTGGGCCTGGGGTGCGGCTCAGCGGCACCGGCGAGGGAGGCCGTGGTCCCCAGGGCGACGGCCACCAGAGCGGTCACTACGGTGAAGCGGCGGGCGAACTGAGCCATCGGGACGTCGTTTCATCGATGGAGTGGGTGATGTGTCGGCCCTTCTTCAGCCACCTTCCACGGTAACCACGGAAGTCTCCGACAGGCGAGGGCGGCGCAGCCGGGCCAGCAGCAGGGCCACATCGTCGTCCGGCGCCCCGTGCAGCGCGGCCAGCACCTGGTCGCAGATCCGCTCCAGCGGGCCCTGGTGGCGGCGCAGCAGCTGGACCAGGGTGTGCAGTCCGACGTCGAGGGACTGATGGCGCTTTTCCACCAGGCCGTCGGTGAACAGGGCCAGCAGCGCCCCCTCGGCCAGCTCCCGCTCCACCGAGACGAAGGGGACGCCGCCGACGCCCAGCGGTGCGCCGGTGGGGATGTCGATCAGCTCGGCGTCGCCGCCGGGCTGCACCAGCACCGGCGGCAGATGCCCGGCGGTGGACATCTCGCACCGCCCGGTGCGCGGATCGCAGACCGCGTAGAGGCAGGTGGCGATGGACTCCCCCAGGCTGGGCGTGATCTCGTCGAGATGGCACAGCACCTGGGCCGGGGGCAGATCGAGCCGGGAGAAGGCCCGGGTGGCGGTGCGGAGCTGGCCCATGATCGCGGCGGCGTGGATGCCCTTGCCCATGACGTCGCCGACCACCAGTCCGACCCGGCCGTCCGGGAGGGGAAGCACATCGAACCAGTCGCCGCCGGCGGCGCTGACCGCGGGCAGATACCGGGAGGCGATCTCCAGGCCGTCCAGGTCGCGCGGCTGCTGGGAGAGCAGGCTGCGCTGGAGGGTGAGCGCGGCGTCGCGTTCGCGGGCGTAGAGCCGGGCGTTGTCGATGCACAGGGCGGCGCGGATGGCCAGTTCGCAGGCGAGGGTGAGGTCCTCCTCGTCGAACGGCCTGGGGTTGATGGTGCGGTGCAGGCTGAGGGTGCCGAGCACACTGCCGCGGGCGATCAGCGGGGCGGCGATGTACGAGTGCACGCCCTCGCGCAGCAGCACCCGGGCGGCGTCGTCGTCCCGGGCGATCCGCCGTACGTCCTGCTCGGTCACGTGCGGCACCAGGATCGGCCGGGCCTCGCGGACGCACTGGGTGATCAGCCGGGTGGGTTCGTAGCGGGCGATCTCGCCGACCGGGTCCGCCGCGTGGACGGCGTCGGTGGGGTAGCCGGCGGCGACGGCGAGCGCCCGGAAGCGGGCGGAGCCGTCGGCCCACACCCGGGGCGTGGCCTCGCGGTGCACCACGGAGTCCAGGACGTCGACGGCCGCGAGGTCGGCGAGCCGGGGCACGGTCACATCGGCGAGCTCCTGGGCGGTCTGCCGCAGATCCAGCGTGGTGCCGACGCGGACGCTCGCGTCGGCGATCACGGCCAGCCGCTCGCGCGCCTCGGCGATCTCGCTGGTCTCCCGGTGGCGCCGGGAGATGTCCATGATGGAGACGGCGACGCCCAGGATCCGGCCGCTGGGGTCCTCCAGCCGGTAGTACGACTCCGACCAGGCGTGGTCATGGTCGGGGTCGGCCGGGGTCCGGCCGATGCTCTGCTGGTCCAGCAGCGGTTCACCGGACTCCAGCACATGCCGCATCGCGGCCTCGATGGCCTCGACGTCGAGCCCGGGCAGCACCTCCCCGACGCGGTGGCCGCGCACCTGGGACTCGGTGACGGAGTTCATCTGCTGCAGGGCCGGGTTGGCGCGCAGCCAGCGCAGCTCGGTGTCGAACACCGCGAGCCCCACCGGCGACTGTTTGACCAGGAAGCCGGATACCGCCAGATCGGTCTCCAGCCGCCGTACGGTCCCCTCGTCGGCGGCCAGCCCGAGCGCGTAGCCCTCGCCGTGGGCGTCGCGCAGGCCCATGGTGCGGAACTCCACCTTCAGGGTGGAGCCGTCCGGGCGGCGGACCGGGAAGACCCCGGCCCAGGTGTCGCCCGCCCGGACGCGCGCGAAGAGCTCCACGGCCGCCCGCCGGTCCTTCGGGTGGACCAGCAGCTTGTCCGCGCGGCGCCCCAGCGCCTCGGCCGCGCGGTAACCGAACAGTTGTTCAGCCTCCGGGCTCCACAGGGCGATCCGCCCCTCGACATCCAGCGCCACGGCAGCGACCCGCAGCAGATCGAGCACTCCTCCCGGGGCGGTCGCCATGCTGCCGATACCCGCCTCGTCCTCCTGGTCAACACGGTCATGCGTGGTCATACCGGCACCTCACCGGCTCGCCGTGCCCTCCTACTGTCATACCTCGCTCGGCGGGCCGCCGCACACGGGTATGACGCGGGCACGCTACAGATCCCGGTTCAGATGGTGAAGGGCCGCTGCCGGGCGAATGCGGAGTTCGGCGCACCCGCCTGGAAGAGGTGGGGCGTCTGGTCGGGCGGCATCCGCTTGACGATCTCCCGGTGCAGTCCGCGGTAGCTGCCCGCGAAGGCACCGCCCCGCCAGACCTTCAGCAGGGCGGCGGTGAACAGGCCGTTGACGATCCCGTCGGCGGAGGTCTGGTTGTCCTGGCAGCCGGAGATCTGCAGCACGCTGGCGTCGATTTTGGCGAGGTCCTTGGCGGTGCGGGTGTTCTGGATGCGGTCGTAGGCGTCGCGGTCGCGCCGGTAGACGGCGGACTGCACCGACTGGGGCATGACCCGGATCCTGCGGCCGACCTCCGCCGGGTCGGCGGTGCTGAAGCGCCGGTCGAGCTCCTGGGCGCTGAGCATCTCGGGCAGCCGCCGGGCCACGGTGCCGCTGTGGCAGCTGTCGGAGAGCAGCCAGATCCGCACCCCCTTGGCGAACTTCCCGAACAGCTCGAAGAGCTCGTCGTCGACGAGCTGCCGGTCGTGGAGCACCCAGGTCTCGTCGAGGCGGTCCCCGGTCTCGTCGTGGTTGAGGTCGGGCACCTGACCGCCGTGGCCCGAGTAGGTGAGGAAGAGGATGTCCCCCTCGGCCAGCCGCCCGGCCGCGGCCTCCAGGGTGGCGGTGACCGTCTCCGCGGTGGCCGCCGGGCTCAGCAGCGGGTCGGTCACATCGAACCCCGCGGCGTCGGCGATCCCGGCCATGTCCACGGCGTCCTGCTCGCAGGCGCCCAGCTCACCGCTCCAGCCGTCGTACGCGGCGGGGTCGACCTGATTGAGTCCGATATGGACGGAGAGGCCGGTTGACATGGGGGCTCCTAGGGTCGAGGACGCGCGGCGGCTCACCACCGCTCGTCACTAAGCGATGATGCGGGGCCGCGCACCTCCATGCCCGTTCTCCGGCCCATCCGGAGGAGGAGCCCCGCCGGAGAAGACGCGACGCCCGGACAACGAGCGACTTCGCAGCGGAGGCCCCACTGGGACGCCCTACGGCCCCGCCCCGGCCGTCACTCCCCGCGCGGCCGGGCGCCCAGGGCCCGCAGCGCCATATCGGCGGCGCGCTCGAAGTAGCCGGGCTCCAGGGCCGCCCCACGGGCCGAGACGCGCCAGTAGACCAGCCCGCCGAGCAGATCGAGCGCCAGCTCGCG is from Streptomyces hygroscopicus and encodes:
- a CDS encoding AraC family transcriptional regulator, which produces MSVFAHPGRHRVAVLVRHGLLPFELGMAHRLFGRAVSAAGEPLYEVVTCALVPGEVRTDSDVTMRVAHGPDALAEADTVLVPAANEPDEPQTEGRLGAPLTGAFARIRPGARIASICTGAFVLAAAGLLDGRRATTHWQEADRFRELFPAVALDPDVLYADEGEVLTSAGDAAGIDLILHMIRRDHGAAVAGEVARGSVVAPHRDGGQAQFIRRPVPERRGGSTGAARAWALTRLDRPPTLRELAERESMSVRTFSRRFREEVGMTPVQWLTQRRLERARQLLEETDLPVDRIAADAGFGTAASLRQRLHTALGVSPSAYRATFRGGAAAP
- a CDS encoding asparaginase, whose protein sequence is MAQFARRFTVVTALVAVALGTTASLAGAAEPHPRPTPKVAVIGTGGTIAGVSKSKVSFDDYEAGKLRVSRLVNDLRPEVNRIADVTTQQFGNKDSNNYTIPEYRRLTAAVDHALKFNDGVVVTTGTDTMEEFAYWLDLTVRSDKPVVLTGAMRPWTVIGSDAPANLYNAIHLAASGRTTCFGTVVMLNDQIHAAREVRKSDTLRLNAFSSGSSGELGVIDQNHIRVNRAPARVEQCGKPAWKTPFDLDRIARRPLPKVDIAYSYQGAGPQAIKAFADAGAAGIVTAGTGAGGLSPAMTEARDDAVKNGVVMVSASRTGSGAVYDPDVHGVIGAQDLTPQKARLLLLLSLATTHNEHRIQTWFHTLGTGQFTARR
- a CDS encoding PAS/PAC sensor protein, which translates into the protein MTTHDRVDQEDEAGIGSMATAPGGVLDLLRVAAVALDVEGRIALWSPEAEQLFGYRAAEALGRRADKLLVHPKDRRAAVELFARVRAGDTWAGVFPVRRPDGSTLKVEFRTMGLRDAHGEGYALGLAADEGTVRRLETDLAVSGFLVKQSPVGLAVFDTELRWLRANPALQQMNSVTESQVRGHRVGEVLPGLDVEAIEAAMRHVLESGEPLLDQQSIGRTPADPDHDHAWSESYYRLEDPSGRILGVAVSIMDISRRHRETSEIAEARERLAVIADASVRVGTTLDLRQTAQELADVTVPRLADLAAVDVLDSVVHREATPRVWADGSARFRALAVAAGYPTDAVHAADPVGEIARYEPTRLITQCVREARPILVPHVTEQDVRRIARDDDAARVLLREGVHSYIAAPLIARGSVLGTLSLHRTINPRPFDEEDLTLACELAIRAALCIDNARLYARERDAALTLQRSLLSQQPRDLDGLEIASRYLPAVSAAGGDWFDVLPLPDGRVGLVVGDVMGKGIHAAAIMGQLRTATRAFSRLDLPPAQVLCHLDEITPSLGESIATCLYAVCDPRTGRCEMSTAGHLPPVLVQPGGDAELIDIPTGAPLGVGGVPFVSVERELAEGALLALFTDGLVEKRHQSLDVGLHTLVQLLRRHQGPLERICDQVLAALHGAPDDDVALLLARLRRPRLSETSVVTVEGG
- a CDS encoding peptidase C14 caspase catalytic subunit p20; its protein translation is MSTGLSVHIGLNQVDPAAYDGWSGELGACEQDAVDMAGIADAAGFDVTDPLLSPAATAETVTATLEAAAGRLAEGDILFLTYSGHGGQVPDLNHDETGDRLDETWVLHDRQLVDDELFELFGKFAKGVRIWLLSDSCHSGTVARRLPEMLSAQELDRRFSTADPAEVGRRIRVMPQSVQSAVYRRDRDAYDRIQNTRTAKDLAKIDASVLQISGCQDNQTSADGIVNGLFTAALLKVWRGGAFAGSYRGLHREIVKRMPPDQTPHLFQAGAPNSAFARQRPFTI